A genomic stretch from Solanum stenotomum isolate F172 chromosome 8, ASM1918654v1, whole genome shotgun sequence includes:
- the LOC125874104 gene encoding probable carbohydrate esterase At4g34215, giving the protein MDSTLENVAYSPKNVFILSGQSNMAGRGGVEKHHWDGIVPNECHPDASRIFRLSAHLHYEVAREPLHHDIDAKKTCGVGPGMSFANAIKDRVEAIGLVPCAVGGTAIKEWAHGQHLYVNMVKRARAAMSHGGEIKAMLWYQGESDALSQHCVDTYKANMEKLIHNVRADLHLPSLPIIQVAIASGDEKYIEKIREAQKAIDLPNVVCVDAMGLQLKEDNLHLTTESQVKLGQMLADAYLTHFAPQEPSVASS; this is encoded by the exons ATGGACTCAACCCTGGAAAATGTAGCTTATTCCCCCAAAAATGTATTCATTCTATCTGGACAAAGTAACATGGCAGGTCGTGGTGGAGTAGAAAAGCATCACTGGGATGGCATTGTACCAAACGAGTGCCATCCTGATGCTTCTAGAATTTTCCGTCTTAGTGCACACCTCCATTATGAGGTGGCACGTGAGCCACTCCACCATGACATTGACGCCAAGAAGACCTGTGGTGTTGGGCCTGGAATGTCATTTGCAAATGCAATCAAGGACCGAGTGGAAGCTATTGGGTTAGTGCCATGTGCTGTAGGTGGAACTGCGATAAAGGAGTGGGCACACGGGCAACACTTGTATGTGAACATGGTCAAGAGAGCTAGAGCTGCCATGAGTCATGGAGGAGAAATCAAGGCAATGCTTTGGTATCAAGGAGAGAGTGATGCATTATCTCAGCATTGCGTTGACACCTATAAGGCTAATATGGAGAAGTTAATACATAACGTTCGTGCTGATTTGCATCTGCCATCTCTGCCAATTATTCAG GTTGCAATTGCATCAGGAGATGAGAAGTATATTGAAAAGATTCGAGAGGCGCAAAAGGCGATTGATCTTCCAAATGTTGTATGTGTTGATGCCATGGGATTGCAGCTAAAGGAAGATAATCTCCATTTAACTACAGAGTCTCAAGTTAAATTAGGCCAAATGTTGGCTGATGCATACTTAACCCATTTTGCACCACAAGAACCTTCTGTTGCTTCATCTTGA
- the LOC125874101 gene encoding uncharacterized protein LOC125874101, which translates to MMDYRNKLVLAPMVRVGTLPFRLLAAQYGADITYGEEIIDHKIIKCERRVNDVLGTTDIVEKGTDNVVFRTCPEERNRVVFQMGTSDAMRALKAAEIVCKDVAAVDVNMGCPKSFSISGGMGAALLSKPELIHDILTTLRRNMDVPITCKIRLLKDPQDTVELARRIEMTGVSALAVHGRKVPDRPRDPAKWNEIADVAAALSIPVIANGDVFEYEDFQRIRNVTGASSVMVARGAIWNASIFSSEGKLPWEDVKREYVRKSILWDNDIKSTKHTLKEMITHYSSLGRPEGLAVIKSDTLADLAKLYGEEEYYEYISESRRKQMT; encoded by the exons ATGATGGATTACAGAAATAAGCTAGTCTTGGCTCCAATGGTCCGAGTG GGTACATTGCCGTTTAGGCTGCTTGCTGCCCAATATGGTGCTGACATAACCTATGGAGAGGAGATTATTGATCATAAGATCATCAAATGTGAGCGGCGAGTTAATG ATGTCTTAGGGACTACTGACATAGTGGAGAAGGGAACTGATAATGTTGTTTTCAGAACGTGCCCCGAGGAAAGAAATCGAGTTGTATTTCAGATGGGCACTTCTGATGCCATGAGGGCTCTCAAAGCTGCTGAAATAGT GTGTAAAGATGTAGCAGCAGTGGACGTAAACATGGGATGCCCCAAGTCATTCTCTATTAGTGGAGGCATGGGTGCTGCACTGTTGAGCAAACCAGAGCTCATCCATGAT ATTTTGACAACATTGCGGAGGAACATGGATGTACCAATAACATGCAAAATTAGGTTATTAAAAGATCCGCAGGATACAGTGGAATTGGCACGACGAATCGAGATGACTGGTGTATCTGCTCTTGCTGTGCATGGAAG GAAAGTTCCAGACAGGCCAAGAGATCCTGCAAAGTGGAATGAGATTGCTGATGTTGCTGCCGCTCTCTCTATTCCGGTTATAGCAAATGGTGATGTTTTTGAATATGAGGATTTTCAACGTATTAGAAATGTAACAG GTGCTTCATCTGTGATGGTTGCAAGAGGAGCCATTTGGAATGCTTCTATATTCTCTTCTGAGGGAAAACTACCATGGGAAGATGTCAAAAGAGAGTATGTGAGAAAG AGTATATTGTGGGATAATGATATCAAAAGTACAAAGCACACCCTGAAGGAAATGATAACGCACTATTCTTCCCTTGGGCGCCCGGAGGGGCTGGCAGTAATTAAATCAGATACCTTGGCAGATCTAGC GAAACTTTATGGTGAAGAGGAATACTACGAATATATCTCAGAGAGTCGGAGGAAGCAGATGACATAA